A single Chanos chanos chromosome 8, fChaCha1.1, whole genome shotgun sequence DNA region contains:
- the pld5 gene encoding inactive phospholipase D5: MQEKKLVSENVGPKLRREAAPLPSLARVGNTIFSAVQQQDYSATIWLRRRDHLERWQQKCIAVFALVCCFAVLMALIFSAVDLWGEDEDGITEENCSKNCRIVLVENIPDDLSFPHNGLAHLPLFSGLNGLLDQAKHSVEIVSSHWALTSEDHRSWPPSANQGQFLFQRLLGLKSRGVKLKVVSDHVGSVELKSLSERNAEVRYINMTALTKGRLRSSFWVVDRKHIYIGSASMDWKSLSKMKELGVIVYNCSCIALDLHRIFSFYWQLEYKDYIPSIWSKRVTALFSRASPLALCLNHTDASAYVASSPDLFCPKDRTRDIDAIHHVIRLAKKFIYISITDYLPLVNRTFRGSMVTRYWSAIDEMLREAVVLRGVKVCVLISLWEHTHPLTFNFMTSLQSLCLQLVNCSVEVKFFIGKEQLDGSLQRVSHNKFMVTDNALYIGNLDWVGDEFAYNAGTSLVIKSSESHRDGESSIVEQVTAAFERDWFSPYAKLLQMKSRVLTGSDQKRLYMTAVNNQSGNKENE; this comes from the exons ATGCAAGAAAAGAAGCTCGTGTCTGAGAACGTGGGTCCGAAGCTTCGGCGAGAGGCAGCCCCGCTCCCCTCCCTGGCCCGGGTGGGTAACACCATCTTCAGTGCAGTCCAGCAGCAGGACTACTCCGCCACCATTTGGTTGCGGAGGAGAGACCACCTAGAGCGG tGGCAGCAGAAATGCATTGCCGTGTTTGCTTTGGTGTGCTGCTTTGCCGTCCTCATGGCGTTGATCTTCTCTGCTGTGGATCTGTGGGGTGAGGACGAGGATGGAATTACTGAGGAAAATTGCAGCAAAAACTGCCG tATTGTCTTGGTAGAGAACATCCCAGATGACCTGTCGTTTCCCCATAATGGTCTGGCCCATCTCCCCCTCTTCTCGGGGCTGAACGGTCTGTTGGACCAGGCCAAGCATTCAGTGGAGATAGTGTCCTCACACTGGGCCTTAACTTCCGAGGACCACAGGTCATGGCCTCCCTCTGCAAATCAG ggCCAATTTTTATTTCAGAGGTTACTCGGTCTGAAGTCTCGGGGGGTCAAACTAAAGGTGGTCAGCGATCATGTCGGCTCCGTTGAGCTGAAAAGCTTGTCAGAACGCA atgcTGAGGTGCGCTATATCAACATGACTGCCCTGACTAAAGGAAGGCTCCGCTCTTCCTTTTGGGTTGTGGACAggaaacatatttacattggCAGTGCTAGTATGGACTGGAAGTCCCTGTCCAAG ATGAAGGAACTAGGAGTGATTGTTTACAACTGCAGTTGTATAGCGCTGGACCTGCACAGAATCTTCTCCTTCTACTGGCAGTTGGAGTATAAGGACTACATCCCCTCCATCTGGTCTAAGAGAGTGACAGCCCTGTTCAGCAGAGCCAGTCCCCTCGCTCTTTGCCTGAACCACACGGATGCCTCGGCCTACGTCGCT AGCTCCCCAGACCTCTTTTGTCCCAAAGATCGCACAAGAGATATCGATGCCATACACCATGTGATTCGACTAGCTAAGAAATTCATCTACATTTCCATCACGGATTACCTGCCTTTGGTAAACAGAACTTTCCGGGGATCGATGGTTACGAG GTATTGGTCAGCTATTGATGAGATGTTGCGTGAGGCCGTTGTTCTCAGAGgagtcaaagtgtgtgtgttaatcagtctgtgggaacacacacacccactcacctTTAACTTTATGACTTCtctgcagtctctgtgtctgcagctGGTTAACTGTTCTGTAGAGGTG AAGTTTTTCATTGGCAAAGAGCAGCTGGATGGCTCTCTGCAAAGAGTCAGTCATAATAAGTTTATGGTGACAGACAACGCTTTGTACATAG GGAATCTAGACTGGGTTGGAGATGAGTTTGCCTACAATGCCGGAACCAGCCTTGTCATAAAGTCGTCAGAAAGCCATCGGGATGGGGAGTCTTCCATTGTGGAGCAGGTGACTGCTGCATTTGAGAGAGACTGGTTTTCACCTTATGCAAAACTCCTACAGATGAAAAGCAGGGTTCTGACTGGCAGCGACCAAAAGAGGTTGTACATGACTGCGGTCAACAACCAATCGGGCAACAAAGAAAACGAATGA